The proteins below come from a single Mycobacterium parmense genomic window:
- a CDS encoding enoyl-CoA hydratase/isomerase family protein → MYDMPDEIDVRADGPLRIITLNRPESLNSVNDNLHVGLARLWQRLTDDATARAAVITGAGRAFSAGGDFSYLKELSADADLRAKTIRDGREIVLGMARCRIPVVAAVNGPAVGLGCSLVALSDIVYMAESAYLADPHVQVGLVAADGGPLTWPLHISLLLAKEFALTGTRISSARAAELGLANHVVDDPVAEAIACAKKILELPQQAVESTKRVLNIHLERAVLASLDYALSAESQSFVTEDFRTIVTKLAAGKN, encoded by the coding sequence GTGTACGACATGCCTGACGAAATCGACGTCCGCGCCGACGGCCCGCTGCGGATCATCACCCTCAACCGGCCGGAGTCGCTCAACTCGGTCAACGACAACCTGCACGTGGGGCTGGCCCGCCTGTGGCAGCGGCTGACCGACGACGCGACGGCCCGCGCAGCGGTGATCACCGGTGCGGGCCGGGCATTCTCGGCCGGCGGCGACTTCTCCTATCTCAAAGAGTTGTCGGCCGATGCCGACCTGCGTGCCAAGACCATCCGGGACGGGCGCGAGATCGTCCTGGGCATGGCGCGGTGCCGAATTCCCGTGGTGGCCGCGGTCAACGGTCCGGCCGTCGGTTTGGGCTGCAGCCTGGTCGCGCTGAGCGACATCGTCTACATGGCCGAATCGGCTTACCTGGCGGACCCGCACGTGCAGGTCGGTCTGGTGGCCGCCGACGGGGGGCCGCTGACCTGGCCGTTGCACATCAGCCTGCTGCTGGCCAAGGAATTCGCGCTGACCGGAACGCGCATCAGCTCCGCGCGGGCCGCCGAACTCGGCCTGGCCAATCATGTGGTGGACGATCCCGTTGCCGAGGCGATCGCCTGTGCCAAAAAGATTTTGGAGCTGCCGCAGCAGGCGGTCGAGAGCACCAAGCGGGTGCTCAACATCCACCTCGAACGCGCCGTGCTCGCCAGCCTGGACTACGCGCTGTCCGCCGAGAGCCAGTCGTTTGTGACCGAGGACTTCCGCACGATCGTCACCAAGTTGGCCGCCGGCAAGAACTGA
- a CDS encoding TIGR03620 family F420-dependent LLM class oxidoreductase produces MNPNLAETRQAMGAVGVCLPASFTEPLSADLQRAAVRRLESAGCQSVWTNEVIGKDALVQSAVLLSATDKMVFGTCIANVWARPAQTMHAAAAQLADAYPERFALGVGIGYREQAASVGRQFGSPLATMRDYLVGMDSPTWPPAPDAPYPRILAANGPGMLALAAELADGAYPAGLPPEFTAQARRALGPDKLLVVGLSVVCDSDAERAKDTARQSVSGRLAVPAYKARLEGLGYSPSDLAGVSDRLVEAVVAHGDSAVIADKVREHLASGADHVTLLPPMGTDFATAIDQLEELAGSGRAVVDQARVHLGGPQ; encoded by the coding sequence ATGAATCCGAATCTCGCAGAGACGCGGCAGGCCATGGGGGCCGTGGGTGTGTGCCTGCCGGCCTCGTTCACCGAGCCGTTGTCCGCAGACCTGCAACGGGCGGCCGTGCGGCGCCTGGAAAGCGCCGGCTGTCAGTCGGTTTGGACCAACGAGGTGATCGGCAAGGACGCCCTGGTGCAATCGGCCGTGCTGCTCTCGGCCACCGATAAGATGGTGTTCGGCACCTGCATCGCCAACGTCTGGGCCCGGCCGGCCCAGACCATGCACGCCGCCGCCGCGCAGCTGGCCGACGCGTACCCGGAAAGGTTCGCGCTCGGCGTGGGGATCGGCTACCGGGAACAGGCGGCCAGCGTGGGCCGGCAGTTCGGTTCTCCGCTGGCGACGATGCGTGACTACCTGGTCGGTATGGACAGCCCGACCTGGCCGCCGGCGCCCGATGCGCCGTACCCGCGCATCCTTGCCGCCAACGGACCCGGGATGCTCGCGCTGGCGGCCGAACTGGCCGACGGCGCGTACCCGGCCGGGCTGCCGCCGGAGTTCACCGCGCAGGCGCGCCGGGCGCTCGGCCCGGACAAGCTCCTGGTTGTCGGGCTCTCGGTGGTGTGCGACAGCGACGCCGAGCGCGCGAAAGACACCGCGCGGCAATCGGTGTCGGGCAGGCTCGCAGTCCCGGCCTACAAGGCGCGCCTGGAGGGGCTGGGCTACTCGCCCAGCGACCTCGCCGGCGTCAGCGATCGCCTGGTCGAGGCAGTCGTCGCCCACGGCGACTCGGCGGTGATCGCCGACAAGGTGCGCGAGCACCTGGCGTCCGGAGCGGATCATGTGACGCTGCTGCCGCCCATGGGTACCGACTTCGCCACCGCCATCGACCAACTCGAAGAACTCGCCGGCAGCGGACGTGCTGTCGTGGACCAGGCGCGCGTCCACCTGGGAGGCCCGCAGTGA
- a CDS encoding DUF4286 family protein: MAKGIILVESRPSSPEREQEYNTWYDEVHLGELMALDGFVSARRFRPVGGDGPYVAVYEIEGESLQAILDNMIANGGRLHMSDALQLDPPPIPRLLEVTTECGG, from the coding sequence ATGGCCAAGGGCATCATCCTGGTTGAGAGTCGACCAAGCTCGCCCGAACGCGAGCAGGAATACAACACCTGGTACGACGAAGTCCACCTCGGTGAACTCATGGCGCTCGACGGGTTCGTCTCCGCGCGCCGGTTTCGTCCGGTCGGCGGTGACGGCCCCTACGTCGCCGTTTACGAGATCGAAGGCGAGAGCCTGCAGGCAATTTTGGACAACATGATCGCCAACGGCGGCCGGTTGCACATGTCCGACGCGCTGCAGTTGGACCCGCCGCCGATCCCCAGGCTGCTCGAGGTCACCACCGAGTGCGGAGGCTGA
- a CDS encoding amidohydrolase family protein, translating into MNIDDLVLVSIDDHVVEPPDMFLRHVPAKYKDEAPIVVTDAHGVDQWMYQGRPQGVSGLNAVVSWPAEEWGRDPAGFAEMRPGVYDVGERVRDMNRNGILSSMCFPTFTGFSARHLNMTREDVTLVMVSAYNDWHIDEWAGSYPDRFIPIAILPTWTPEGMCDEIRRVAAKGCRAVTMPELPHLEGLPSYHDEDYWGPVFRTLSEHNVVMCLHIGTGFGAISMAPNAPIDNMIILATQVSAMCAQDLLWGPAMRNYPDLKFAFSEGGIGWIPFYLDRSDRHYTNQKWLRRDFGNKLPSDVFREHSLACYVTDKTSLKLRHEIGIDIIAWECDYPHSDCFWPDAPEQVLAELDAAGADDADIDKITWANACRFFSWDPFARTPREKATVKALRAKATDVDVSIRPRAEWARRYQEKQLAQLR; encoded by the coding sequence ATGAATATCGATGACCTGGTCCTGGTCAGCATCGACGACCATGTCGTCGAGCCGCCGGACATGTTCCTTCGCCACGTGCCCGCCAAGTACAAGGACGAGGCGCCGATCGTCGTCACCGACGCTCACGGCGTCGACCAGTGGATGTATCAGGGCAGGCCACAGGGAGTCAGCGGCCTGAACGCGGTGGTGTCATGGCCGGCCGAGGAGTGGGGCCGCGATCCGGCCGGTTTCGCCGAGATGCGTCCCGGCGTGTACGACGTCGGAGAACGCGTGCGCGACATGAACCGCAACGGCATCCTGTCGTCGATGTGCTTCCCCACGTTCACCGGCTTTTCGGCCCGCCACCTCAACATGACGCGCGAGGACGTCACACTGGTGATGGTGTCGGCCTACAACGACTGGCACATCGACGAGTGGGCCGGCAGCTACCCGGATCGCTTCATCCCGATCGCGATTCTGCCGACCTGGACTCCCGAGGGCATGTGCGACGAGATCCGCAGGGTCGCCGCGAAGGGCTGCCGAGCGGTCACGATGCCGGAACTGCCGCACCTGGAAGGGCTTCCGAGCTACCACGACGAGGACTACTGGGGCCCGGTGTTTCGCACCCTGTCCGAACACAACGTCGTCATGTGCCTGCACATCGGCACCGGCTTCGGCGCGATCAGCATGGCCCCCAATGCGCCGATCGACAACATGATCATCCTGGCCACCCAGGTCTCGGCGATGTGCGCGCAGGACCTGCTGTGGGGCCCGGCCATGCGCAACTACCCCGACCTGAAATTCGCCTTCTCCGAGGGTGGCATCGGGTGGATCCCGTTCTATCTCGACCGCAGCGACCGCCACTACACCAACCAGAAATGGTTGCGCCGCGACTTCGGCAACAAGCTGCCCAGCGACGTCTTCCGCGAGCACTCGCTGGCGTGCTACGTCACCGACAAGACGTCGCTGAAGCTGCGCCACGAGATCGGCATCGACATCATCGCGTGGGAGTGCGACTACCCCCACTCCGACTGCTTCTGGCCGGACGCGCCCGAGCAGGTGCTGGCCGAACTCGACGCCGCGGGCGCCGACGACGCGGACATCGACAAGATCACCTGGGCCAACGCCTGCCGATTCTTCAGCTGGGACCCCTTCGCCCGGACGCCGCGCGAGAAGGCGACCGTGAAAGCGTTGCGGGCCAAGGCCACTGACGTAGACGTGTCCATTCGGCCGCGCGCGGAGTGGGCGCGGCGCTACCAGGAGAAGCAACTCGCCCAGCTGAGGTGA
- a CDS encoding acyl-CoA dehydrogenase family protein, whose product MDVRLSAEQQQLRDAAAKLADDLGPGTVQDLEDQRRITRLDKQIAMAGWRSLRSDEASGVEVAIVAEEFGRRLIDAPFLGPVLADDLARRVGAEGAAATVAIDDRVIDARGARRALFLSGGSVFEADVQVVPDGADLTRADAKIVGSPVAVGDVSPGAAAQWYALALVATTGDLVGIARGVHAIACDYAKIRAQYGKQIGSYQAVAHMLAESLALIEGSISVSRHAAWAVDELAAPEAIRAAQIAKVYCARTARTVCETAIQVHGGIGNTWDCLAHVYLRRALTSAELWSVDLKEIDLGLS is encoded by the coding sequence ATGGATGTACGTCTGAGCGCTGAACAGCAGCAACTCCGTGACGCCGCGGCCAAGCTGGCCGACGACCTCGGTCCCGGGACGGTGCAGGACCTCGAAGACCAGAGGCGAATCACGCGCCTGGACAAGCAGATCGCGATGGCCGGCTGGCGCTCGCTGCGCTCCGACGAGGCATCGGGCGTCGAGGTGGCCATCGTCGCAGAGGAATTCGGGCGCAGGCTCATCGACGCGCCGTTCCTCGGTCCGGTGCTGGCCGACGACCTGGCCCGCCGCGTCGGCGCCGAGGGCGCCGCGGCGACGGTCGCGATCGACGACAGGGTCATCGATGCGCGAGGCGCCCGGCGCGCGCTGTTCCTCTCCGGCGGCTCGGTGTTCGAGGCCGACGTGCAGGTTGTGCCCGACGGTGCGGATCTGACTCGTGCCGACGCGAAGATCGTGGGATCTCCGGTGGCGGTGGGTGATGTTTCCCCCGGCGCGGCCGCGCAGTGGTATGCGCTCGCGCTGGTGGCCACGACGGGTGACCTGGTGGGAATCGCCCGGGGCGTGCACGCCATCGCCTGCGACTATGCCAAAATCCGCGCACAGTATGGCAAGCAGATCGGGTCTTACCAGGCCGTCGCCCACATGCTCGCCGAAAGCCTTGCGCTGATCGAAGGTTCGATCAGCGTGTCGCGGCACGCGGCGTGGGCGGTCGACGAGCTGGCAGCGCCCGAGGCCATTCGCGCCGCCCAGATCGCGAAGGTCTACTGCGCGCGCACCGCCCGAACGGTCTGCGAGACGGCCATCCAGGTCCATGGCGGAATCGGCAACACCTGGGATTGCCTGGCGCATGTGTACCTGCGCCGAGCGCTGACATCGGCCGAGCTGTGGTCCGTCGACCTGAAGGAGATCGACCTTGGACTTTCGTGA
- a CDS encoding SDR family oxidoreductase, producing the protein MHVFVTGATGHIGSVVVDELLEAGHQVTGLARSDESAAALAAKGAQTWRCDLDDLDGLHAAAAASDGVIHLAFRHDFDDFLGAAETDRRAVEAMGEALAGSGKPFVSTSGTLLLAMLGRTGPGTETDTLPGGPRVDSENAVIALAERGVRSSVIRLSPLVHSNVDHHGFATHLINVARDTGKSAYLGDGANRWPAVHTFDAAHLYRLALEKAPAGTRLHGVADEGVPFRDIAGVIGRQLGVPVVSIPIEEAGHFGFLALFASLDNPTSSALTQRALDWHPERPGLIADLDAGHYFAA; encoded by the coding sequence ATGCACGTCTTCGTCACCGGCGCCACCGGACACATCGGCTCGGTCGTTGTCGATGAGCTCCTCGAGGCCGGTCATCAGGTCACCGGCCTGGCCCGCTCCGACGAGTCCGCCGCCGCCTTGGCGGCCAAGGGCGCCCAAACGTGGCGATGCGACCTCGACGACCTCGACGGCCTGCATGCGGCCGCCGCGGCGTCCGACGGGGTCATCCATCTCGCCTTCCGCCACGACTTCGACGACTTCCTGGGAGCCGCGGAAACCGATCGCCGCGCCGTCGAAGCGATGGGTGAGGCCCTCGCCGGATCCGGCAAGCCGTTCGTCAGCACGTCGGGGACCCTGCTGCTGGCGATGTTAGGGCGGACGGGACCCGGGACGGAGACGGACACGCTGCCCGGCGGGCCGCGAGTTGACTCCGAGAACGCGGTGATCGCCCTGGCCGAGCGCGGGGTTCGCTCGTCGGTGATCCGGCTCTCGCCGTTGGTCCACAGCAACGTCGACCACCACGGCTTCGCCACACACCTGATCAACGTGGCCCGCGACACCGGAAAATCCGCGTACCTCGGCGACGGCGCCAACCGCTGGCCGGCGGTGCACACGTTCGACGCGGCGCACCTGTACCGCCTGGCCCTCGAAAAGGCCCCTGCGGGAACGCGGTTGCACGGGGTTGCCGACGAGGGCGTGCCGTTCCGCGACATCGCCGGCGTCATCGGCCGGCAACTCGGCGTGCCCGTCGTCAGCATTCCCATCGAAGAGGCCGGTCACTTCGGGTTCCTCGCGTTGTTCGCCTCCCTGGACAATCCGACCTCGAGTGCCCTCACGCAGCGGGCGCTCGACTGGCATCCCGAACGCCCGGGGCTGATCGCCGACCTGGACGCCGGACACTATTTCGCCGCGTGA
- a CDS encoding 2Fe-2S iron-sulfur cluster-binding protein, whose product MTVTRTIEETARVSEPSNGAGAGTVTIHLDRKKVTVPMVPGETLLESARRAGLEPPFSCEAGNCGTCMAKLEQGHATMRVNDALEDDEVAEGYILTCQGVPDTDSITLRYE is encoded by the coding sequence GTGACGGTCACCCGGACCATCGAGGAGACCGCGCGGGTGAGTGAACCGTCTAACGGCGCCGGGGCAGGAACGGTGACGATCCATCTCGACCGCAAGAAGGTGACGGTGCCGATGGTTCCCGGCGAGACGCTGCTGGAGAGCGCGCGGCGGGCCGGGCTGGAGCCGCCGTTCAGCTGCGAGGCCGGCAACTGCGGCACGTGCATGGCCAAGCTCGAACAGGGCCACGCGACGATGCGCGTCAACGACGCTCTCGAGGACGACGAGGTGGCCGAGGGCTACATTCTGACGTGCCAGGGCGTGCCCGATACGGATTCGATCACGCTGCGCTACGAGTAG
- a CDS encoding CaiB/BaiF CoA transferase family protein, giving the protein MLAGPYATMLLADLGAEVTKIEPSGGEISRGVGPTYFASLNRNKSSVCIDLNCVAGQERLGALVAKSHALLVNLKPSAIRRLGLTYESLRRWNERVVCVAITGFGLDGGDDPAFDYVIQAGFGIAAMTGDPDGPPTLPGYSSADNSTGMCAALGLLAKIVSGTGGQVDVSLRDVMLSQLNYHASAYLNSGVEPRRRPNGAHSYYVPAQLFATAEGYLALFITHDGFWKSFAAEANIRGYERMAQRVANRDEVLALVSSALSADTAAGWERRLRPLGVPAAAVRSLPEALKATPEVVVSAGDFRLVGSPIRVSGYQPQYRPPPELGE; this is encoded by the coding sequence ATGCTGGCCGGCCCGTACGCGACGATGCTGCTCGCCGACCTCGGCGCCGAGGTCACCAAGATCGAGCCGTCCGGCGGGGAGATCTCCCGCGGGGTGGGGCCGACCTACTTCGCGAGCCTGAATCGCAACAAGTCCAGCGTCTGCATCGACCTGAACTGCGTTGCGGGACAGGAGCGTCTGGGGGCGCTGGTCGCAAAGTCCCACGCGCTGCTGGTCAACCTGAAACCGTCGGCGATCCGCCGGCTGGGCCTCACCTATGAGTCATTGCGCCGCTGGAACGAGCGCGTCGTCTGCGTCGCGATCACCGGCTTCGGGCTGGACGGCGGCGACGACCCGGCGTTCGATTACGTGATCCAGGCGGGGTTCGGGATCGCCGCGATGACGGGCGATCCCGACGGCCCGCCGACGCTGCCGGGGTACTCGTCGGCGGACAACTCCACCGGGATGTGCGCGGCGCTGGGGCTGCTGGCCAAGATCGTCTCCGGCACCGGCGGCCAGGTCGACGTGTCGCTGCGTGACGTCATGCTCTCGCAGCTGAACTATCACGCCTCGGCATACCTCAACAGCGGCGTCGAACCGCGGCGCCGGCCGAACGGCGCCCATTCGTATTACGTTCCCGCGCAATTGTTCGCCACGGCCGAAGGGTATCTCGCCCTGTTCATCACCCACGACGGCTTCTGGAAATCCTTCGCCGCCGAGGCGAACATCCGAGGCTACGAGAGAATGGCCCAGCGGGTGGCCAACCGTGACGAGGTTCTTGCGCTCGTCTCTTCCGCGCTGTCCGCCGACACCGCCGCCGGCTGGGAACGTCGGCTGCGTCCGCTGGGTGTCCCGGCGGCGGCCGTCAGGTCGTTGCCCGAGGCGCTCAAGGCGACGCCGGAAGTCGTTGTCTCCGCGGGCGATTTCCGCCTCGTCGGGAGTCCCATTCGGGTCTCGGGGTATCAGCCGCAATATCGGCCACCCCCGGAACTGGGGGAGTAG
- a CDS encoding LysR family transcriptional regulator translates to MTDSASLVIDLDLRLVGYFVVVAEHRHFGRAATALRVAQPSLSRQIRRLEQQLGVRLLDRTPQGTRLTEAGEVFLPKAKALLRSAAQAAAQARGAAQPSRIAIGYTTGMIVTPAVREMRREHPDAEVIVSHLDWGQALDALLGHRVDAVVTRLPFPTDGLHVTILYDEPRVLALSVDHRLAGRDFVTLDDIADEPMPRVRNSDPAWSAYWRIDPRPDGRRAPDGPFIDALEDKFEVIASGQAVAITAGFHGNALRPDITTVPLRGIEPCHVVLATRSGDRSRLVAAFRKLAEAHLTGPVRA, encoded by the coding sequence ATGACCGATTCGGCATCGCTGGTCATCGACCTGGACCTGCGCCTGGTCGGCTACTTCGTGGTGGTGGCCGAGCACCGGCATTTCGGCCGCGCCGCCACCGCGTTGCGTGTCGCGCAACCGTCGTTGAGTCGTCAGATCCGGCGCCTCGAGCAGCAACTGGGCGTCCGACTCCTGGACCGCACACCGCAGGGCACGCGGCTGACCGAGGCCGGCGAGGTCTTCCTGCCCAAGGCCAAGGCGCTGCTGCGCTCGGCCGCGCAGGCCGCCGCGCAGGCCCGCGGCGCCGCCCAGCCCAGCCGCATCGCGATCGGCTACACGACGGGCATGATCGTCACCCCCGCGGTGCGCGAGATGCGCCGTGAGCACCCGGACGCCGAAGTCATTGTCTCGCACCTTGATTGGGGACAGGCGCTGGACGCCCTGCTCGGTCACCGGGTGGATGCGGTGGTGACCAGGCTCCCGTTTCCCACCGACGGGCTGCACGTGACGATCCTCTACGACGAGCCTCGGGTTCTGGCGCTGTCCGTCGACCATCGCCTCGCGGGCAGGGATTTCGTCACCCTCGACGACATCGCCGACGAGCCGATGCCCAGGGTGCGGAACTCCGACCCCGCCTGGAGCGCCTACTGGCGGATCGATCCCCGTCCCGACGGGCGCCGGGCTCCTGACGGTCCGTTCATCGACGCGCTCGAGGACAAGTTCGAAGTCATCGCCTCCGGACAGGCGGTCGCCATCACCGCCGGATTCCACGGCAACGCCCTGCGGCCCGACATCACGACGGTCCCGCTGAGGGGCATCGAACCCTGCCATGTCGTTCTGGCGACCCGCTCGGGGGACCGCAGCCGGTTGGTGGCGGCCTTCCGCAAACTCGCCGAAGCGCATCTGACGGGCCCGGTCCGGGCCTAG
- a CDS encoding class I adenylate-forming enzyme family protein: MAEASALEFEERRFSLPELDGLTGRWAATLRRAGVGPGQRVAVMSSNRPEFVAAVLALWWLGATAVLISPAWRRHEVDHALALTAPAHAVGDHPVLAGLMPMVHLDEPGASGEPVSGSPLREGDAVLVFSSGTTGLPKAVRHTHATLDEAVRCWRRALRLTRRDRIQIATPPSHILGLLNVLTALRTGAWMRLHPRFDIDRMLHCIEKDRITIEMAVAPIAMAMASHPALETYDLSSLRFIMWGATPVSAHVAETVTRRTGVGWVPAYGTTELPVIACNPLNGARLDSIGRPAPGVRVRVVAPETGEPVPPGEAGEIQARSAALMAGYLPAEATAEVMRDGWYRTGDVGLLDRDGWLRITDRLKEMIKVRGFQVAPAEIETVLHAHPAVKDCAVFGVPDGANGEAVVAAVAVCAAGDTAPDQAAVAAELSARVDENLASYKHLSRVVFVPDIPRLPSGKVLRRVLKEQYGCTSER; encoded by the coding sequence GTGGCCGAGGCGTCGGCGCTCGAGTTCGAAGAGCGGCGATTCAGCCTGCCTGAGCTCGACGGGCTCACCGGCCGGTGGGCGGCAACCCTGCGGCGCGCGGGTGTCGGCCCAGGGCAACGGGTAGCGGTCATGTCGTCGAATCGCCCGGAGTTCGTCGCCGCCGTGCTCGCGCTCTGGTGGCTGGGCGCGACGGCGGTGCTCATCAGTCCTGCATGGCGGCGGCACGAGGTCGATCATGCGCTGGCGCTGACCGCACCGGCGCACGCCGTGGGCGACCACCCCGTTTTGGCGGGACTGATGCCGATGGTGCATCTGGACGAGCCGGGCGCGTCCGGCGAACCGGTGTCGGGGTCCCCTTTGCGGGAGGGCGACGCGGTGCTGGTCTTCAGCTCGGGGACCACCGGACTGCCCAAGGCGGTGCGGCACACCCACGCGACGCTGGACGAGGCCGTGCGGTGCTGGCGCCGGGCGTTGCGGCTGACCCGGCGCGACCGTATCCAGATCGCCACCCCGCCCTCGCACATTCTCGGGTTGCTCAACGTCCTCACCGCGTTGCGGACCGGCGCCTGGATGCGGCTGCACCCGCGCTTCGACATCGACCGAATGCTGCACTGCATCGAAAAGGACCGCATCACAATAGAAATGGCGGTCGCACCCATCGCCATGGCGATGGCCTCGCACCCGGCGCTCGAGACGTATGACCTGTCCTCGTTGCGTTTCATCATGTGGGGAGCGACACCGGTCAGCGCGCACGTCGCCGAGACGGTGACCCGCCGCACCGGCGTCGGGTGGGTGCCCGCCTACGGGACTACGGAACTACCCGTCATCGCGTGCAATCCGCTCAACGGCGCCCGGCTGGACTCGATCGGTCGGCCCGCGCCGGGCGTGCGGGTGCGGGTGGTGGCGCCGGAGACGGGTGAGCCGGTGCCCCCGGGCGAGGCCGGTGAGATCCAGGCGCGGTCCGCGGCGCTGATGGCCGGTTACCTGCCGGCCGAGGCGACCGCCGAGGTGATGCGTGACGGCTGGTACCGCACCGGCGACGTCGGCCTGCTCGACCGCGACGGCTGGCTGCGCATCACCGATCGCCTCAAAGAGATGATCAAGGTGCGTGGGTTTCAGGTTGCGCCCGCCGAGATCGAAACCGTGCTGCACGCTCATCCGGCCGTCAAGGACTGCGCGGTGTTCGGCGTTCCCGACGGCGCCAACGGGGAAGCCGTCGTCGCCGCGGTCGCGGTGTGCGCGGCCGGCGACACTGCCCCCGACCAGGCTGCCGTCGCCGCCGAGCTCAGCGCACGGGTCGACGAAAACCTGGCCTCCTACAAGCATCTGAGCCGCGTCGTGTTCGTCCCCGACATTCCCCGCCTGCCCTCGGGCAAGGTGCTGCGCCGAGTCCTCAAGGAGCAATATGGATGTACGTCTGAGCGCTGA
- a CDS encoding acyl-CoA dehydrogenase family protein: MDFRDSADEAAFRERLRSWLSVHAKEFSGSGDEYWARQAQWHQALYQEGFFGLSFPKEYGGSELPPVYDVIVDEELARAGAPPRPSVGYLVYGIGRHANDEVRQRFLPGIINGTERWCQGFSEPGAGSDLASLTTTARLEGDTYLVNGHKIWTSYSDVADWCLLLARTDPGAKRHRGLSAFVLEMKQPGVQQRPLRMINGVTNEFGQVFFDDAKIPAGRMVGAPGDGWAVAMTVVGHEREPSTLGYAARYGKLVRSLYARNSDSAGPVSEELAWAAVQSEMLTHHVRRRLSEQLDGVSHGPEGSLDKLLMTWVEQSVGHAVLAVTGTRDPDLLSAYLYSRAQSVMGGTSQIQKNIIASRILGLGV; this comes from the coding sequence TTGGACTTTCGTGACTCAGCCGACGAAGCCGCCTTCCGGGAGCGCCTGCGATCCTGGCTGTCGGTACACGCGAAGGAGTTCTCCGGATCCGGCGACGAGTATTGGGCCCGCCAGGCGCAGTGGCATCAGGCGCTGTACCAGGAGGGCTTCTTCGGGCTGTCCTTCCCGAAGGAGTACGGCGGCTCCGAACTGCCGCCGGTCTACGACGTCATCGTCGACGAAGAACTGGCCCGGGCCGGTGCGCCGCCGCGGCCCAGCGTCGGTTACCTCGTCTACGGCATCGGCAGGCATGCGAACGACGAAGTGCGGCAACGCTTCCTGCCGGGCATCATCAACGGCACCGAACGGTGGTGCCAGGGCTTCAGCGAGCCCGGCGCCGGGTCGGACCTGGCGTCGCTGACCACCACGGCGCGCCTGGAAGGCGACACGTACCTGGTGAACGGACACAAGATCTGGACCAGCTACTCCGACGTCGCCGACTGGTGTCTGCTGCTGGCGCGAACCGACCCCGGGGCAAAACGGCACCGCGGCCTGTCGGCGTTCGTGCTGGAGATGAAACAGCCTGGCGTTCAACAGCGCCCGCTGCGCATGATCAACGGCGTCACCAACGAATTCGGGCAGGTCTTCTTCGACGACGCTAAGATTCCCGCCGGCCGGATGGTCGGCGCCCCCGGCGACGGGTGGGCGGTCGCCATGACGGTCGTCGGACACGAGCGCGAACCGTCGACGCTCGGCTACGCGGCCCGCTACGGCAAGCTCGTGCGAAGCCTCTACGCCCGTAACAGCGACTCCGCAGGTCCGGTGTCCGAGGAGCTCGCATGGGCGGCGGTCCAGTCGGAGATGCTGACACACCACGTGCGCCGGCGGCTGTCCGAACAGCTCGACGGGGTGTCGCACGGTCCCGAAGGATCGCTCGACAAACTGCTGATGACGTGGGTCGAACAGTCCGTCGGGCACGCCGTGCTGGCGGTGACCGGGACCCGGGATCCAGACCTGCTCAGCGCCTATCTGTACAGCCGCGCCCAGAGCGTCATGGGTGGGACATCGCAGATCCAGAAGAACATCATCGCCTCACGCATCTTGGGATTGGGAGTCTGA